A window of Salvia splendens isolate huo1 chromosome 8, SspV2, whole genome shotgun sequence genomic DNA:
aagcccagcgccgcaatgatttcacgacttgttggcaagccgagctctccagcgcattgttcctccggagtacatgatattcctcccacagttcgtcaactcgttcctgaacttcagagatggtcattcccccacgcctgcagatgaaatcctcatacgcagtcctctcagcgacggcagtgttcagctcggcctccagatccttcttttcggactctaagtccttattatcggcctccagcttcattgaacgagccaagagttcgtcattcttcatctggtcagctatagctcttttctcagcttcgtctaaagccgaagagtacagccgcttccagtgaagtacctccagctccttgagagttaagaatacaaagcagctacgtcagttcggcatttcagcttaccgagcaggtagtaaaccacaacaggagtaagagagtacgaaaagctatacgaagacacaagggtagacagaagaattttttcatacataaggaaaaatttttttacacaaggagggcttcaaggccatcttacaagaaggaagaaactaaactaggagaagggagacgaaatcatactccgccagcttcgtctccggctcctcggtgaggttcagcttccttttccttgtctgcctcagcttcagcctcggcctccttgctccccccagcctgctcggcgcccccatagccgatctgctgcgcctcctgctcggcctgctcatcacCGACCAGCTgctcaagctgctcggtctcaccctctccgtggaaaattggagcgggtgaaactgaccctatggaggcaaagatagcctccatattctcatcgcggtcagctcggcaactacgaacttggtccgcagaaagcaggaccgaggacgaagcaagctcctcaagcaccggcagactctggagccgagctgctatctcccggccgtacagcggcaggacgacttcaggcccctgctcggctttatcggtcatcagtttcagcagatcaccgacaaaggccgaaaattggttgctcagaaagagtttctccgcgaaagcacggagaacctctccttgggcaaccacggcggcagcatccctccgtttcgtctgctctcgctggatgacgagctggtttttggcaaactgagcttcatcctgggccgaaatcctagcagctctggccttctcaaagttggcctcagcctgttcggcccgatgacaagcagccgccaacttcctctgcatctcagcatagtcattggacgctttggagagttcgacggcgacgagcttggagagcatatcgttcctctgaaaatggataaagaaaaaagtcaacagagggcaccaaaaatacaggaaagaagcaaagccaaagaatcaagaagacaattcacctcggcgaagtccgtgggccataaaaatggctcacagatatgctccgaaggaggcgccaagaccacgtctttctccggcgctcttgggggcttctgggtcttccccttcctacttgccgaagtcgactccggcttctttggatccgaagaggtcttttgcctcttcggattcttctcggcatcagacgccgagctggtagccttctctttctccggctccttaagctcggaggatttgcggctaatcttattcagcatgtacactgccaaaaagcaaggaaacaaggttagttttcgctgctaaagcagtaaagcataaaaaagaaatcctcaccctcagtttcttcgtccgaagacgagatattgaacacgaggtcgcccttgacgagctcagtttccgagtactgtttcctaatcataggaatcttattgagctcgccctcgagctcggccaacggttctaaccgaggatgaggaatcacggacttcggccctctccagggaaagcccggagccgctgtcctattataaaaaaagaagcggttttgccatttcggccatttggttttgcagaaggccctaaaaggctgtaaagggatcaagtaaaaccaagatcccttccttttaaactggaaaaaattaaggattgccctcagagacagatccttgtctagcctacgcagttcggcaacaaaggccgataagtgcctccaagagttcggagtcacctgacctagagggagttgaaaaaaatctagcagctctacaaaggcagggggaagagggaaacgaagcccgcattctaagcaggcttcgtaaacggtggcataaccctccggcgggtcgttagccctatgatcatcgtcgggaaccaccgccttccccccgggaagaagatatttttcgtgtagagatatcacggtgtccttactcaagacgctgtgaaagtattctacagtcttctccccggactctttccggctagaagaccccttgccccctttcctaccgctacctgactcagaagaagaagaagaagacatagttcttactcttcgaaagtctgaagaaattctgaaaaaattcttgaaagcggaaggaaattttttcgcaaaagagagataatgcagaagaagcaatagcaaaagtgttcaactgatgaagaaaagacgtatttatcagattcggagaagatttcaaaatcatcgcaccgtttcgaatcccaccttttcaggattcaacggccggattttactgtcgcatttaatgcagtcacgcgcaaggcacgtcctctaacgtcagcctcccccgtacctttatccagaatgccgaagtgactcgcttcgccgaagtgattcacttcgcttttcggggggggtagtgatggagtacggactaaacaagcccaatagcagtgacagcccatcagcctaaagcccaaggaagagtatcagttcggcattaccaaagagttcggccccagcctacagctcggtaaaagccgaccaatcagttcgacattaccaaagagttcggccccagcctacagctcggtaaaagccgaccagtcaagctccactctcagatcggctaaagctgctcggcaatagttcagcagttcggtctcagtattcgaccgaactggaagatagtcaactcatgcaggatcacatgcaggatagtggaccaagtacagagatagtggactcatgcaggatctcatgcaggatagtggacccatgcaggatctccatgacctccacgacatccacaaccatcattagtggtgatgcaagccacgatcttagttcaatgtataaatagaacttagatcagatagaaaagggttaaattctaaagaagctctctagagataaaatatcaaatagcaagtctgtattgtaagctgtagaaaacagatcaagcaatacaactctgccctcttttcttcccgtggacgtagatttacctcagtaaatcgaaccacgtaaatctctgtgtcttgatctgcattttcctgcattcatcaccatcaaaaattcgtcaAACCATCACATATCCACATGTGTCACAATGTGAACTGAATAATTATACACCATAAACAAATAGGTTTAAGCCATTCTTATTTTAAACTCAAAGTATGACATTTAAACCCTACTTTGTCTTTAATCGCACGTCAGGCAGCAATAATTAGAGCATCTTCTTATTAAAAAACTGCCTCCACAGTTATCAATTAAGCCCACTAATGactttatattaattaattaatgaactaATCAACCTTAGTTTATCTCTTTTCAATAGACAATAGGTGAATGCCAGTCATTATTTACCCGGTTTGATCCGGCAACTGCAGTGAATGAGAATCCACAAGTAATGGAAGACATTtcaataaacataaatttcagTTAGGATATGAAATCGGGAAAAGTTGATCCATGTGTCGCAGAGTGTCGATGTCAACTAGTTTTCAAAATATAATATGGAGGCAACTTTTGTATTAAAACAAAAAGTTTGTAGCTTTAGCCTTTAGGCATATGATCTGTCCCAAAAGAAATAGTTTTATGACAATAATAGGAGTCGGAATCTTATTAAATATAAAGATTGCCCATTTCAAGAATCTTAGAGTGAAAAAAGAATGTGGTGGAGGTGATGAGGTGTTGCATATGTCGATTAAACAAACTTAAAAAATGAATCTTTTTTTGGGGGAGTTAAAGATTGAATCTTGTAAGGTGgctgatttttttttgtgggcTACTATTTGAAATAATCAGTGGGGTCtttttttgtgtatattttttcAGTTTGTTTGCATCAGAACTAAATATGGGCTTTTGTCAATGACAAACGAGGATGTTTCTATGTTCTTCGCGACCATAACCTCTCCCTGCAGGTCTCTCTCTCTGTGAGATGTGTGCGTTGCTTTCCTTctattttctttgtttctttCATTGTAATTGTAAAAGATCAATTGCCTAGTTTTGGGAAATACGCTTTTGTTTTGTTGAGTTGAGGTTTCTACGTCTGGCCTTGGTATGTTTGTGTAAAGTTCTGATTTTTTTCCATCAAGTTGAAGTTTTGTTAAGAAACAATgagatttttttcctttttcatggTGAATTTTCTTGACTTTTGACTTTTGAGCTGCTGAAGTTCAAAATTTTTTGGATTTCTCGAGTTGATTAAGTGCTAAAAGAGTAAATACTGTCAAATAAACTGAAATCTCAAGCCCTTCTGTATAAAATCTACCTCAAATTTGTGAAATTAGCCTAAATTTTATCAAGGTTTGTTTCGGAGCTACAAAAATTCTTGAACAACAGTTAGTTAATCACTAAATTACTGTGTTTTTGAGCCAATCCACATTCGTGTTTTCTAATGGCCTCTATTAGGAATTAACCTTGAATTTCTATATTTCTATTTCATACCTTCTGATAGAATTAATGGCTTCTTCTATACAATACAGGTAGTAAAAGATTTAACCAGTGTGTATAATTGTTGATCTTGTCTTCAACTAGGCATAAAAAAGGAGCATAAGAGGTTTGTAGGATGCAAACCTTATCCATCGAAGATTCTGATCGAACCACCACTGCTGACTCGTTCCCAACGTTGTTCGCTACCCATACACCTATGTGGTTCTCCAACAAGCAGCCCGTCTCCAAGAGCGTAGAAACCACAAAAGACCGCAGTTTTTACCATCTCAAGCTGTCCGAGCCACAGTGCCAAGACCAAGATTCTTCCTCAACTCTGTCCACGGATCAGTCTCATCATGAAGGGTCTACTTCATCTGGAAGCGATGTGCAGATGCCATCTCAGCTCGGTAACAATAGCCCCATAGCTTGATATCCCATTGGTGGTGTTGATAATTGCAACAATTTGTGAACTCTAAGTGCATTTCTATTCATTTTATTGCCTAAATAAGTTGTTGCCTTCCTTGCTAAATGTGGCATTGCTGTTTCTGCATAATTCTTTATGTATCTACGAGATCGAGTGTGGAAAATATAGCTTTGTGGTAGAAATTTTTGTTAGACGACCTCATAAAGCTTGATATCCAGTTGTTACACAACCTGATAAAGCACTGCTGAAGAACTAGAGCAATATTGTCTTGTAGAAATATATATGAACGCGACGCCTTGAAGCTTACCCATTGTTCTGTTGTATCAGTTGCAACTTCTTGCGGAAACGTAGAGTATTTCAGGCATCAAGTTCAGATGGAACACAATCAATCATTGGTTGGTTTGAAATCATTTTATGATAAAAAGAGATGTTATATACTAGCATGATTTAGATGCATCAGAACTTTGTTGGTCTTTGTCAGGATTGGGCGGCTACACCTTATTTTGGCAGAATAGCAACTGCATATGATCCGAATTCTGTTGTAAGTGATATGTGTTGGAATGAGTAAAGATGAAAGCAGTAGTCACCTACCAAAATTATCCTATTTTGAACTCTCTCTCTGCAGATTTATCCTCACATGATGGGAGAAAGGGCCGTGCTGCCTCTGGATCGTGATCAAGGCGTTCCCATGCTTGTCAACGTGAAACAGTACAATGCCATTCTCAGGCGCCGTCAAACCAGAGCTAAACTCATGGCTCAGAACAAGGTGGCAAGGACAAGAAAGGTATGTACTACTTAAAAACACAGATTTATTTTCAAACTCAACTATTGATCACTTCAATGTGCAGCCATATCTCCACGAGTCTCGCCACCACCATGCTCTCAGGAGAGCACGGGGATCCGGGGGGCGCTTCTTGAACACGAAGAAGTCCGGCCCCACTGCTCAAGAATCCAAGATCCAGCACCCCTGGGGCACATCCACTGCCCCTGGCTCTGATGGCTCGTGCATATTCAACAAAGACGAGTTCTTTCAACAGCCGCGCATGGGGACAAAACTGCATATGATGGCACTCAGAGACATGCTACTGTGAACGCAAATCCACAGCACAACCTGATTGTGTGGTTAACCGGCAGTTCTTCCTTGGCTATGCTTTTGTCTCATACTTGTTTTTTTAGCTTTGCTATGGAGCTTGCAAATGAACTCATCAGATTTTGAAAATATGGTTTGCTTGATTTAGTTGCATAAGTTGAACAATGTGTGTGGAAATTAACTCCCAACTTTTTAGCATTAGCTAAATTATTTATACATACATGTGGAACATTGAGCATAAGAAAGTCATAAATGGTCAACGATTGGGTAGCGGATCGGTTGTAAGATCTTGTTGACCTCCTCGTATATTTCCCTGCCAGCTGATGAAGTACATCATTGCTATATGAATGAAGAGTAATGCAAGTAGAAAGGAGATAAGGGATATAAGGCTGATTGTGACAACAATAAGGTCCACTGGTATTGGGAGTGATCACCATTGTAGATGCTCCCTAGCTAACTGCGATAGCTATCAGCGATATTCAACAGAAAAATGTTTCTCAGTCCACTGGCGATGGTGAGGATGGATGAAACGAATGCTACAATGTTAGCACGTACCAAATGTTTGTATATACCTGCCATATGCCGCCAGGTGGATTGAGAGCGTTCTGGAATGCCATCGTAGTCACCCACCATTGTTGTCGAGTTGGTCATCTCGGGCATGGCACTCTCAAGTGATGGCTGTAACAGTTTTAACAAGCTTCTTCTAATTTCCGAATACCGGGGGCTCTCATTTAAGATTTGCAGTGGTGTTTTGCCCGTGGAATTACGTGCTCGCCTCTTTATTTTCTTGCTTTCCACCAAGTATTGTATAGTCTgagtgagttttttttttttaatacagTATTATGTAAGAAAAAAGATGGAATATGTGGTTACCTGAAGTTGATTGGCCTGGGCCTGACAGCCAAATGCAATATTGTCTCATCAAATGCATCAACAAGATCCTCTCCTCTCCTAAGTTGACCGTGTTTTACACACGACTGCAATAGAAAGCAAATGGCTCTCTTGAAGGAGATGATGTTCCACGATGAAGCGGGTTCATATCATGGCTACTGATAACAACCAGCTTTGGCAGATCTCCACGTGCCCTTCTTCTGCTGCAATGTGAAGAGGGCACCATTTTTGAGAGTCTCAGATCCGAGCACCTCTTCAACAATGGATGCTTGTCCATGCATTGCTGCCAAGATTTCTTTAAAATGGAAACGATACTCCATCAACAAGATATGGATCTTCTTCGACTAGTCGTACAAGTATTGTGACATCTCCTTTTGATGGGTTTCTTTCCTACTACTTCACTCACCATTCTTTCCCAATTGCTTCtccttttcttatcatcttATGATCCACACACACACTCATCTTAATTATAAGCTTGGGTAACACGCCTAATTTCCCCACTACAGTACACAACAATACGTTCCACAAGAAAATTCTACCCAGCTAACTTTCTCACTACTTGGAAATTTCTGAAGAAATTAAAGACCTAATATAAAGCTTGACTCAAGTTAAAGGTCTGTAAATAAACATCGTTCAAATATACTTTGATTGTTGCATCGATCCCCTGACCATTTTGGTCAAGGAGGGAGTGCGACTCGACTACACATTCACTTTTATTGTTctatttaattacaaaaataacgCTTGTACATTAGTTGGAATTCTAACCCAAATAAAAGCGATAGTATACTTTGCTTGTTTCAGTTACATAAGTTGAACAATGTCTATGGAAATTAATACTACCCAAACTTTTTagcattttcataaaatttgagCCCAATTTTTGAAACGTTGTAATAATGTCACGACCTTTGTTGGTGGATAATGTCTCAATCCATTCAGctcatagttagaaaaaaacaAGATTTCATCAATACTACCAGTCCAATCAAGATTTTCAGACACGCAGAAAAAAAGATTTCAAGAAAGCCATTGAAATTTTCTCAAATTTCACACAAATCTAAGCATCACTAACAAGATAATGTAGGAACTCTGAGCCAAAGATTGCTTCCATGGAGATTCATGACCTCAGAACAAGAAACTGCAACTGTCtaggcagcagcagcagcatgaTGTGAGTGGAAAAGGCTAAAACTTGCATTTCtaaatatttacaatatttacaaagGTATGATAATAGGCCAGACAAAAAGGGGCTGACAACACAGAAAACTAGTACTTGTTTTACCCCTTGGATTTGGATTCACAAAGCAAAGCTCTCTTGATTCTTAGTCGAGAGCCGTTTGAGAAACTCATAGGTAGTGATCATGGTTGTTGCAGATATCGACATTGAAGCCCATCTAGGCCCCAATCCTCGATAGCAAGCACCCAATCCACCCTCCTTCACCAAGTTCCTCACGGTTTGCACGGCCGTGAGAGTCCTGCCACAACCACCGTCCAAAACCTGCAGCCTCGTCTTAATAGTGTCGAGTGGCATTGTCACCAGTGCAGATGCTCCACTAGCCATTGCAGCACTGAATGCCTGAACCGCCATCACAGACTTCCCATCCGGTCTATAAACATTCTCACTCTTATTGCACAAGTAGCATCCAATGCAGCTCCAAATCCCTCTATGCGCCATCGAGTAAGAAGCCCACCACACAGCATTCGAAGGAGCATAAGTCAGTATAGATATCCCAAACCCTCTGTACAACCCCCTCACCCCATCTGCCCGAACAATCTTCCTAAACGCGTCTATCCCACCACTATACTTGTTACAATCAGTAACACCTCCCTGTACCATTAACCTCTGGCTCACCACATCAATTGGAGTCCAAACCAACTGAGCAGCCATGGCAGCACTCAGTCCAGCAGCAGCATTCGCTATGGCAGAAGCTGAGGCCTCGGATAAACCTAGACGGACGCTAGAAACATTGCCTACATTACTCTTGGTAACCTCAAGAGCACCCATGTAAAGAGAACGTGCCGGTATGGTTCCCATGAGGGAAGTCCCAAAACCGCGGTAGAAACCCCTCCAGCCCTCGCTCCTGAAGATCGAGGCCGCCATTTTGAAGCATGGGCAGTTGTCCAACATTACTTGCTGCCGCGTTTTGAGCACAACAATCGGGTAAAGAGTGCCCGAAACACTTGAAAACAGAGCAGCACCGAGGAAGAAAAACTTGGATTTATCAAGCATCTCCCAATCTATATCAGCTGGCAGATGGATTTCAGTTGCTGGATCATCCTCCGCGGTGCTCAAACTCATCTTCGCCACTTTCGATTTCTATTTTTTCTATCCAGCAAAACCTTAAGCCCCCTTTTCAGCTACGTGTAACAAAATCCCCAAATCCAGAAAAATAGAACACTGCGAACTACAGTATGTAGAAAGTTAGACCTAAAATCGGACGGCAcaaacagttcaagctcaaacTACTGGAAAACCAAAATCCTCACGATTTctaatattgatttttttccGCTTGCGCAAACAAATTAAAGAGCGGAAATGAGTGAGCAGGAAAAGATCCAGCATTTCCTCACCAAAAACTGTGCGCCGATCATTTCGAGATAATTTCCATTTCAGATTAGGATGAGGCGAAGGATTTCAACCAACTTTGGTGAAAAATGCAATAACAAAAAGCAGAAAAAAGTTACTAGTAATTTAGAATATAGGAGAAAGGGACACGTGTCGGTTATTGTTTCGAGAAGATGGTCTTGGGATTTCCCGCAAAACGGTAGGTAGGTTGCGACTTGCTTGTTAATTTATATGCATTTATTAAATATAGGTTGGTGTAATCCATAATCCATATGCGAGCGAGCGAGTAGACATAgataaaacttgaaaataaaaagatgttgtaaTTACTAGTATAATTATATACCTGAAGTTATTTggtagtattattatttaatggagtataattttggaAATGCGTAGTATTAGTATTTATTGTTTTGGCAGGAATGGAAGATGTAAGGGGCATGCATCCATACACATATGTTAGATGTTTTAGTTGGCTTGCCAACAGGCGTATCCATATGGGAGGACTGGAATCAGCGAGCAAATAATAACCCATCTTGGCCGCCTGTGTGAACTTCAAAGTCTTGACTTATTATGATAGATGTGGATGGGGCAACACACGATGAAGACAACTCACTTCCATCTCTTTATCTTGTGCAGCATAGGAATGTGCGATGGACAGTTGGATGATGATCCAGATTCAACACAAGACTCATGATGCAATTTCCTAATGAGAAATTAATGTATTCCTATCCTGCACAAGACAAGATATGAGATGAAGTCAGTTCGCTTCATACGTACGCCCGGCTGCATCCTATGCCGATAACAAAGAACACCAATGGCAATCCAGTGACCATGAGGAAAATAGTGATGAGGGATGCTGTGGTGTTAGATCTTTGAATATAGTATGGCATCTCCGGCCTTGTGTAGTAACTTGTCATCCTGATACACGCCGCCAGGTGGTTTGGAATGCCACCGTTGCTATTTATGCGTCGGTACAACAACTTCATAGGCATAGGCATAGGCATAGGCATAGGCATAGGCATAGGCGCTAACATCACACCTTTCATTTCATCTCTCATCACAATATTCTTGGGAACAAATTTATATTGCTCTTCTCCTCGCTTGCACTCAGCTTTGCAGGCTCGCTCTTGGTCATTATATGCCAACCCAATCGCTTACCAAAATCATCTACCACCTCCTTATTGTCTCATTCAGCTTCTTCGGACTTACCGTCTTACTGCATTAACTCAGAGATGTGttaaattaattactaataaccttcatctttaattaattaatcaagatAAGCTCATCACTTAATGTACTTCCACAAATAACTGTTTCTTACTTCCTCCATCCAtgaataaatgtctcatatttgaaaAAATTGTTTTACTTTATAAGAAAAAGGTGaatataaaaagttagtggaatatgaatcatacttttatatattagttttataataaaatgtgattggAACTTATTtaatatagtaaaagtaaaatgagatATTCATTGGTAtacggacgaaaaaagaaaataagacaTTTAAACACAAAGAGATAGAGTATTACTGTGTATCAGAATAAGAATTTGACTTTCCTTTTGGCCTTGTTTATCCAAATAAATTTATGCATCTGCTGCTTTTCACAACTCTTCCTATGAATAACAAACATCCCTATTGCTATATAGTCTAAGGTCTAAGGACATGTGTCAATCTTTAAGACTCAAGATTGTATATATTTCTCTTATATATGgcctcaattttatttattttaaaatagtttATTTAACTAAGCTAATCTATATTCTAACTCATAGTTTAGTAAACCAAAAGGGTCCAAATATTAGTCCAAATTCTAACCCAAAAAATGTTACAAATGGCTTTACCGTATGGGTCGGGCTCAAACTACATTCTGCTTCAATTCTTCTCAAGGCCcagaaaaatagataaaattttTGTCGAgtgtttaatatttttaaagaatatCTAACTTGTTTGATTTATACCTAAAATAAGACTCTTCATATAgggtcacattttattttaatataatatttgacATTTTTATAAGTACATATACTTACAAGTTCTTTAAAAGAGATTGAAATTATAttgtattaataaaaaaatatgtctAGCTTGCCTTATTTTCTCTATTTGAGCTCTTATAAAATTGTAATGGTCGAAGACTTTTAAAAGAACCAAACATTAATCAGATTAAATGTGCATGTGCGTGTTAGCGTGGGGTGGGATCCATTGTTAATTTTCTTAAGTTGTTAattctgctaactcatcaatacatacagtgtattaaaaatatcaacacaataacattgaaatgtcaatataaacttagttgatattttaatacaccgtgtttacatttatatttaaaatgtcaacacagtgtattaaaatgtcaacacaaatttgtgttgatattttaatgtgattgtgttgacatttttaaacACTGCGttaatgagttagcaagttatcAATTTAggaaaagttagcattataatCCACCCCTATCAGCGTGTgtgataattaatttatttattcccaatttctgaagaagaaaaatgatactccctccgtccccgattaagagtcactcttttccatttcggttcgtccccgattaagagtcactctttcTACTTACTATATTTAGACATCAAAAATACCCTAAAAGTCAAagaggtcccacattccactacctaactccatttattacaccacacattcaaatacttccttaaaacccgtgtccggtcaaagagtgactcCTAATTGGGGACGGAGGGGAGTATGAAACACAATACCAATTTGACCAAATATTGACCGATTGACTAGACTTTTGATTTAATATATCATTTCAGACCAAGACCAAAAAAACTCTAGAACTAGGAAAATTAAATGGTTTCATATCTTATCATAAATATATCAACCAATCTAACATCAAATTGGGCAGGTCATTACATGATTAATTTTTAGTGACCCGACTTTTTTATTGACTGAATTTATTTTTCCTGTCGTGCAATTTTTGATTTGGAGTCAAACCACTTATTAAAGAGTATATTATTGAATTAAATTGCCAAATTTAAATCTAGCTATTGACTTTGCTGACCAAGACCAAAAAGTTCTTTATAAAGAATTGGCATCTTCTttaaattttgttgaatttaagttatttatttatttccagATTGTCtataggccatgtttggttgccaggattctgtctgggaaagtattctgattccttaaattttaaattcctgtgtttgtttcggtttttaattaaactgggaaagtaatcaaaatcctgaaacaaggaaagttagtacaactttccaagattctgaatcctaacatttcttaggtattcttgttcccagttttaggattcttacatatttaatgcaatatagtatagttttattattattattattattattattattattattattattattattattacaatgttttaaaaataatttaaaagtataaaccatgcctaatttcaggataataaataactataattcaaattatcataattataactatattattaatatttatatttaatttttattatcataataataataatttattaaataattaaaaataattataattatataataattattactttataaattagtaattaacaataaaattgtagtaaattaaaaaatttattcaattaaaactttagtaaatataataataataatcttatttact
This region includes:
- the LOC121743032 gene encoding solute carrier family 25 member 44-like, with product MSLSTAEDDPATEIHLPADIDWEMLDKSKFFFLGAALFSSVSGTLYPIVVLKTRQQVMLDNCPCFKMAASIFRSEGWRGFYRGFGTSLMGTIPARSLYMGALEVTKSNVGNVSSVRLGLSEASASAIANAAAGLSAAMAAQLVWTPIDVVSQRLMVQGGVTDCNKYSGGIDAFRKIVRADGVRGLYRGFGISILTYAPSNAVWWASYSMAHRGIWSCIGCYLCNKSENVYRPDGKSVMAVQAFSAAMASGASALVTMPLDTIKTRLQVLDGGCGRTLTAVQTVRNLVKEGGLGACYRGLGPRWASMSISATTMITTYEFLKRLSTKNQESFAL
- the LOC121746212 gene encoding nuclear transcription factor Y subunit A-3-like; this translates as MQTLSIEDSDRTTTADSFPTLFATHTPMWFSNKQPVSKSVETTKDRSFYHLKLSEPQCQDQDSSSTLSTDQSHHEGSTSSGSDVQMPSQLVATSCGNVEYFRHQVQMEHNQSLDWAATPYFGRIATAYDPNSVIYPHMMGERAVLPLDRDQGVPMLVNVKQYNAILRRRQTRAKLMAQNKVARTRKPYLHESRHHHALRRARGSGGRFLNTKKSGPTAQESKIQHPWGTSTAPGSDGSCIFNKDEFFQQPRMGTKLHMMALRDMLL